The Lactuca sativa cultivar Salinas chromosome 2, Lsat_Salinas_v11, whole genome shotgun sequence genome includes a window with the following:
- the LOC111899861 gene encoding uncharacterized protein LOC111899861 produces MEGGGRKDTSNPVTKFAVYQNPALSAALTKNSLRPSKSTFLFILTLASASAFSLVSFVLRENDIVDSSKLRYLTQDVAHIFLKVMQAIMTLVLIGSLFALLKAISLWKTKPATPSSPSNPTKEQLNLTSQQLKLMGIKPQFEQTESKSSKDPPKSKPNTSPFNTLVPLHQTRINNDKSTTSSANKMHSFSTPSKPPVSPSVYLIPSQSPNMKTPPGIEQHVSTPWSSKRSSSTREISTEQQLESFLADFDEKFSMSAGKMTTPPPTTTGFNISSPNSNSTTRSTPLRPVRMSPGSQKFSTPPKKGEGDLPPPMSMEESIDAFARLGIYPQIEEWRDHLRQWFSSVLLNPLLAKIETSHIKVMEAAAKIGITITVSKIGSDSSTGATATVSNERNNEWQPAYTLDEEGLIGQLRTTLLQQIQNTSIPVIQDCIDAISEHQKLLALMKGEWAKGLLPQTSIRADYTVQRIRELGVGTCVKNYEYITNGEKFNKKKWSEVPSDSHLLLYLFCAFLEHPKWMLHVDPTSHVGSQSSRNPLFIGVLPSKERFPEKYLGVICGVPSVLHPGGCVLAFDKKSPPIFALYWDKKPQLSFEGRTALWDSVLVLCHKIKSDYGGIVRGMHLGSSALGFLQILDDENSE; encoded by the exons ATGGAGGGAGGAGGAAGAAAAGACACATCTAATCCCGTTACAAAGTTCGCGGTGTATCAGAACCCAGCTCTCTCCGCCGCCCTAACCAAAAACAGTCTCCGCCCCTCCAAGTCTACTTTCCTCTTCATTCTCACTCTCGCATCCGCTTCTGCTTTCTCTCTGGTCTCCTTCGTCCTCAG GGAAAACGACATCGTCGACAGTTCCAAGCTCAGATATCTCACACAAGATGTTGCTC ATATCTTTCTAAAAGTAATGCAAGCTATCATGACTCTGGTTTTGATTGGATCCTTATTTGCCCTTCTCAAAGCCATCTCCTTATGGAAAACAAAACCTGCTACACCTTCATCTCCATCTAATCCCACCAAAGAGCAGCTAAATCTGACTAGCCAGCAACTAAAACTGATGGGAATCAAGCCACAGTTTGAGCAGACTGAATCAAAATCATCAAAAGATCCACCCAAATCTAAACCTAACACATCACCTTTCAACACACTTGTCCCCCTTCACCAAACTCGTATAAACAATGACAAATCAACCACTAGTAGTGCAAACAAGATGCATTCCTTCAGCACTCCATCTAAACCACCAGTTTCACCATCAGTCTATCTCATCCCCTCACAATCACCAAACATGAAGACGCCACCTGGCATTGAACAACACGTTTCCACTCCATGGTCAAGCAAACGATCATCTTCCACCAGAGAAATATCAACAGAACAACAACTTGAATCATTCTTAGCAGATTTTGATGAAAAATTCTCCATGTCAGCTGGTAAAATGACCACCCCACCCCCCACAACAACTGGATTCAATATATCTAGCCCTAATTCCAATAGCACAACAAGAAGCACACCTTTAAGACCTGTACGCATGTCCCCTGGTTCTCAAAAGTTCAGTACCCCACCAAAGAAAGGTGAAGGTGACCTCCCTCCACCCATGTCCATGGAAGAGTCAATTGACGCTTTTGCCCGCCTAGGCATCTACCCACAGATTGAAGAGTGGCGTGACCATTTAAGACAATGGTTCTCTTCAGTTCTCTTAAATCCCCTTCTTGCAAAAATCGAAACCAGTCACATAAAAGTCATGGAGGCTGCTGCTAAAATCGGTATTACAATCACAGTTAGCAAAATTGGAAGTGATTCATCAACAGGAGCTACTGCAACTGTTTCAAATGAAAGAAACAACGAATGGCAGCCTGCATATACCCTTGATGAGGAAGGGCTTATTGGTCAATTACGCACTACTCTTCTACAACAAATACAGAACACTTCAATCCCTGTTATACAAGATTGTATAGATGCCATATCAGAACACCAAAAGCTTCTTGCTTTGATGAAAGGGGAATGGGCAAAGGGGTTGTTACCTCAGACCAGTATACGGGCGGATTATACTGTACAAAGAATCCGAG AGCTTGGTGTAGGAACGTGTGTTAAGAACTATGAGTATATAACAAATGGAGAGAAGTTTAATAAGAAAAAATGGAGTGAAGTTCCTAGTGACTCTCATTTACTGTTGTATCTATTTTGTGCTTTTTTGGAACACCCGAAATGGATGCTTCACGTGGACCCCACATCACATGTGGGATCACAATCTAGTAGaaaccctttatttataggggtACTTCCGTCAAAAGAACGGTTTCCTGAGAAGTATTTGGGGGTGATTTGTGGGGTACCCTCTGTGCTCCATCCTGGAGGTTGTGTATTGGCTTTTGACAAAAAAAGCCCTCCAATTTTCGCATTGTATTGGGATAAAAAGCCACAGCTCTCTTTTGAG GGAAGAACAGCACTTTGGGACTCTGTTTTGGTTCTATGCCATAAGATTAAGAGTGATTATGGTGGAATTGTTAGAGGAATGCATCTGGGTTCTTCAGCTTTGGGGTTTCTTCAGATTCTTGATGATGAAAATAGTGAGTGA